The following proteins come from a genomic window of Bacteroidales bacterium:
- a CDS encoding Crp/Fnr family transcriptional regulator, with the protein MSEEQIIELLVECKLFRGMNKGEISEVLSGHPGRIRHYSRGTLIAQAGDEVRSLKIILRGSVKGEMVDFTGKVIRIEDILPPRPLAPAFLFGSRNRYPVHISSAEDTLILSIPRELFLIMLQRSGKMLVNFMDIISSRGQFLSSKIKFLSFTTIKGKLAQYLLDLSRQSGSGTFMLPNSQSQLSGLFGVARPSIGRALGELNQKGIIRTVGKKVVILDPARLASYLK; encoded by the coding sequence ATGTCTGAAGAGCAAATAATTGAGCTCCTTGTGGAGTGTAAGTTGTTCCGTGGAATGAATAAGGGGGAGATATCCGAAGTGCTGTCCGGGCATCCGGGAAGAATTAGGCACTATTCGCGCGGTACCCTGATTGCCCAGGCGGGCGATGAAGTGCGTTCCCTGAAGATCATTCTGCGGGGAAGTGTGAAAGGAGAGATGGTCGATTTTACCGGAAAGGTGATCAGGATAGAGGACATTCTGCCACCCCGTCCGCTGGCGCCAGCATTCCTGTTTGGCAGCCGTAACCGCTACCCGGTTCATATAAGCTCTGCCGAGGATACGCTGATTCTTTCCATTCCACGTGAGCTGTTTCTGATTATGTTACAAAGGAGCGGGAAGATGCTGGTCAATTTTATGGATATCATCTCCAGCAGGGGGCAGTTCCTCTCCAGCAAGATCAAGTTTCTTTCTTTTACCACCATTAAGGGAAAGCTGGCTCAGTATCTGCTGGATCTATCCAGACAGAGCGGCTCCGGCACGTTCATGCTTCCTAACTCACAGTCACAACTTTCCGGGCTGTTCGGGGTGGCCCGTCCTTCCATTGGAAGAGCTCTGGGTGAACTGAACCAGAAAGGGATCATCCGTACCGTAGGGAAAAAAGTGGTGATCCTGGATCCTGCCCGGCTCGCCTCTTATTTGAAGTGA
- a CDS encoding hybrid sensor histidine kinase/response regulator: MDDFRISGEQDRQPTVLIVDDISENIQVLGTILDEHGIEFSYASSGTEALESVSFSKPDLILLDVSMPGMTGYEVCEILKKNGETKEIPVIFLTAKTETTDIIKGLDVGGIDYVTKPFNSKELLTRVKMHLELSLSKKIISKQNAHLEMINKQLREALAAKDKFFSIVAHDLKSPFHTLLGFSDLLLTTFENRDPEDIKRQLKIIKQSSQNAYELLINLLEWSRSQTGRLKHKPVVIDLAVQIKEVMSMLSNTAERKQIQLILDIQGTWKGFEDKHMFQTVIRNLVSNALKFTRPGGRLGIRGRELENFTEIIYSPQT; the protein is encoded by the coding sequence ATGGATGATTTTAGAATCAGCGGGGAACAGGACAGACAACCCACCGTATTAATCGTGGATGATATAAGCGAAAATATTCAGGTGCTGGGGACCATTCTGGATGAACATGGCATCGAGTTCAGTTACGCTTCCAGTGGAACAGAAGCCCTGGAATCGGTTTCTTTCAGCAAACCCGATCTTATCCTGCTGGATGTGAGTATGCCGGGAATGACAGGCTATGAGGTGTGCGAGATTCTTAAGAAAAACGGGGAAACGAAGGAGATTCCGGTAATTTTCCTGACGGCAAAAACGGAAACCACGGATATTATCAAAGGCCTGGACGTAGGAGGAATTGATTATGTTACTAAACCTTTTAACTCCAAAGAGCTGTTAACCAGGGTAAAAATGCATCTTGAATTAAGTCTCTCAAAAAAGATCATTTCCAAACAAAATGCTCATCTGGAAATGATAAACAAACAGCTTCGGGAGGCTTTAGCCGCAAAGGATAAATTCTTCTCCATTGTCGCCCATGACCTGAAGTCCCCCTTTCACACCCTGCTGGGATTCTCAGATCTGCTTTTGACCACTTTTGAGAATCGCGACCCGGAAGATATCAAAAGACAACTGAAAATTATTAAGCAATCATCCCAGAATGCATACGAACTGCTCATCAATCTTCTGGAATGGTCCAGGTCTCAAACCGGGAGACTTAAACACAAACCTGTTGTAATAGATCTGGCCGTTCAGATAAAAGAAGTTATGTCCATGTTGTCAAATACGGCAGAAAGGAAACAAATTCAGTTGATTTTGGACATCCAGGGTACATGGAAGGGTTTTGAGGATAAACATATGTTCCAGACCGTGATCCGGAACCTGGTCTCAAATGCCCTGAAATTTACGAGGCCTGGAGGACGGTTAGGCATAAGGGGCAGGGAATTGGAAAATTTTACGGAAATCATTTACAGTCCCCAAACGTGA
- a CDS encoding CotH kinase family protein — protein sequence MMIPDIRTRALLGVLLFLLSGPAAKAQETDHWETVILPGRQCQYLVPDSPVDPAWTSTGFDDSGWTSATGGVGYGDDDDNTIIAPAISVYCRYNFTLSSPEVISQLLLDMDFDDGFVAYLNGVELARYNMGEAGSVTAWDQASDAPQEALLYQGIAPLRFTLGESVSDLLLTVDNTFAVEVHNYNPGSSDLSSNPYLHAGVGVAGNYFHATPGWFYPPFTEDSTLLPLVLIDTDRQTIPNEPRITAQMKLIYNEAGLYNRTSDPGNGYDGQISIEIRGESSAWYSPKKSYSFETQTAAGENNNVSLLGLPAENDWVLYGPYLDKSLIRNVLSYRLFAEMGHYSPRTHFVEVVVNNDYQGLYILTEKIKRDINRVDIAKLLPEDVSGNELTGGYLLRIDKLTDLPETHFWESPVSPPYPDYLYITYQYFDPKYEELNESQRNYIRNYLVEFETIMTNKYFKDPARGYRAYLDIPSFVDMMILNEFTKDVDAFRLSHYFYKEKDSDGGKLVSGPPWDYNLTFGNSDFTEDMHQSYNWIHTYPITIYWWARAMEDSWFRNKLRCRWDELHQTILSSEHLHSMIDSAIQVMGDAIPNNFRKWPILGTYVWPNSYVGQTYSDEEWLLRNWIDERLEWMDARWGGQCWPLSDADEVIPLPEPGRVYPNPSDLSATFVDLDALVEGEIPFRLYDMNGRLVYQAVAPYSGREFAYALPDLSFLPNGIYTLETGGHDQKRAVFKVIKQ from the coding sequence ATGATGATTCCAGATATCCGGACCAGGGCACTGCTGGGGGTGCTGCTATTTCTCCTCTCCGGCCCGGCGGCCAAGGCACAGGAGACCGATCACTGGGAGACGGTTATTCTTCCCGGCCGGCAATGTCAGTACCTGGTACCTGACTCACCGGTGGATCCTGCCTGGACAAGCACCGGCTTTGACGATTCAGGCTGGACAAGTGCTACCGGAGGTGTAGGGTATGGGGATGATGACGACAACACCATCATTGCCCCGGCCATCTCTGTATACTGCCGCTATAACTTTACCTTATCCAGCCCGGAGGTCATTTCTCAGCTGCTTCTGGACATGGATTTCGATGACGGCTTCGTAGCCTACCTCAACGGGGTGGAGCTGGCCCGCTACAACATGGGGGAAGCCGGGAGTGTAACTGCCTGGGACCAGGCTTCGGATGCCCCGCAGGAAGCCCTGCTTTATCAGGGGATTGCTCCACTGAGATTTACCCTCGGCGAATCGGTGAGCGATCTGCTGCTTACCGTGGACAATACCTTTGCCGTGGAGGTCCATAACTATAACCCGGGCTCCTCTGATCTCTCCTCCAACCCCTATTTACATGCCGGAGTCGGGGTCGCAGGCAACTATTTCCACGCCACTCCCGGATGGTTCTACCCCCCCTTTACCGAGGACAGCACCCTGCTTCCCCTGGTCCTTATTGATACCGATCGTCAGACCATTCCCAATGAGCCAAGAATTACCGCTCAGATGAAACTGATATACAACGAAGCCGGGCTGTACAACAGGACTTCTGATCCCGGTAACGGATATGATGGTCAGATCTCTATCGAAATAAGGGGGGAGTCCTCTGCCTGGTACTCTCCAAAAAAATCCTATAGTTTCGAAACCCAGACTGCTGCAGGGGAAAACAACAATGTTTCCCTGCTTGGTCTTCCCGCTGAAAACGACTGGGTGCTATATGGCCCCTACCTGGATAAGAGCCTGATTCGCAATGTGCTTAGCTACCGCCTGTTTGCAGAGATGGGACACTATTCCCCGCGAACCCATTTTGTGGAGGTGGTGGTGAACAACGATTATCAGGGCCTTTATATTCTTACCGAGAAGATCAAGAGGGACATAAACCGGGTGGATATAGCCAAACTTTTACCTGAAGATGTCTCGGGAAATGAACTGACCGGTGGCTATCTGCTGCGTATCGATAAGCTTACCGATTTACCTGAAACCCATTTCTGGGAGTCCCCGGTAAGTCCCCCCTATCCGGATTATCTCTATATCACCTACCAGTATTTCGACCCCAAATATGAGGAGTTGAACGAGAGTCAGAGGAATTATATCAGGAATTATCTGGTTGAATTCGAAACCATCATGACTAACAAATACTTTAAGGATCCTGCCAGGGGATACAGGGCCTACCTGGATATCCCCTCCTTTGTGGATATGATGATCCTGAACGAATTCACCAAAGATGTGGATGCCTTCAGACTCAGCCACTATTTTTATAAGGAGAAGGATTCAGATGGCGGCAAGCTGGTGAGCGGTCCGCCCTGGGACTATAACCTTACTTTTGGCAACAGCGACTTTACCGAGGACATGCATCAGAGTTATAACTGGATCCATACCTATCCCATTACCATTTACTGGTGGGCGAGGGCCATGGAGGACTCCTGGTTCAGGAACAAGCTGAGATGCAGGTGGGATGAACTTCACCAGACCATATTAAGCAGCGAACATCTTCATTCGATGATTGATAGTGCCATCCAGGTAATGGGCGATGCCATTCCGAACAATTTCAGGAAATGGCCCATCCTGGGAACCTATGTCTGGCCAAACAGTTACGTGGGACAGACCTACAGTGACGAGGAGTGGTTGCTGCGCAACTGGATCGATGAACGACTGGAGTGGATGGATGCCCGGTGGGGCGGACAGTGCTGGCCGCTTTCAGATGCAGATGAGGTCATTCCGCTTCCTGAGCCGGGAAGAGTCTATCCCAATCCTTCAGACCTGAGTGCCACTTTTGTGGATCTCGATGCCCTGGTGGAAGGTGAAATCCCTTTCAGGCTGTATGATATGAACGGCCGGCTGGTTTATCAGGCTGTGGCACCTTATTCGGGTCGTGAATTTGCCTATGCCCTTCCCGATCTCTCCTTCCTTCCAAACGGGATCTATACCCTTGAAACAGGCGGTCACGATCAGAAACGGGCGGTATTTAAGGTGATCAAACAGTAA
- a CDS encoding DUF4956 domain-containing protein: protein MPEFLSIQLMNWEDFWDLVIRASFNLGVVLLLVRVLYYRITPRKEYLFTYILISVVVFFMIMLLENVGVEIGFALGLFAIFGMLRYRTQQIPIREMTYLFLVIGVSVINSLANRRVSYSELLLTNAVIVFITYLLEKVYLLKTESKKLIFYEKVELIKPDLRTELIADLEERTGLSIHRVEVERIDYLRDAARLYIYYFENDWRNIGGGYQSGDDNDD, encoded by the coding sequence ATGCCTGAATTTCTGAGTATTCAATTAATGAACTGGGAGGATTTCTGGGACCTGGTTATCCGTGCCAGCTTCAACCTGGGAGTAGTCCTCCTCCTTGTCCGGGTTCTTTATTACCGGATCACACCCAGGAAAGAGTACCTGTTTACCTATATCCTGATCTCTGTGGTGGTATTCTTTATGATTATGCTGCTGGAGAATGTGGGTGTTGAGATTGGCTTTGCACTGGGGCTTTTTGCCATTTTCGGAATGCTCAGGTACAGAACCCAGCAGATTCCCATCCGGGAAATGACCTACCTCTTTCTGGTGATCGGGGTTTCTGTGATCAACTCCCTGGCCAACAGACGGGTCAGTTATTCAGAGCTTCTGCTGACCAATGCGGTAATTGTGTTTATCACCTACCTGCTGGAAAAGGTCTATTTGTTGAAGACCGAATCTAAAAAACTGATATTCTATGAGAAGGTGGAGTTGATCAAGCCCGATTTAAGGACCGAACTGATCGCGGACCTGGAGGAGCGAACCGGTCTGTCCATTCACCGGGTGGAAGTGGAAAGGATTGATTACCTGCGGGATGCTGCCAGGCTTTACATTTACTATTTTGAGAATGACTGGAGGAATATTGGCGGAGGCTACCAGTCGGGTGATGATAATGATGATTAG
- a CDS encoding glycosyltransferase family 4 protein has product MKVLMFGWEFPPHISGGLGTACYGITRGLSKIGDVELVFVVPKAFGNEYSSNLELISAEDVPVNDRPDLLKKLHESCEYIEADSALIPYINPDEFRKQAADSSGSLKSHKKSASHGRLQFSGKYGLDLFSEISNYALIADTISRAHHFDIIHAHDWLTYPAGIAAKKASGKPLVVHVHATDFDRSGGKVNPRVFEIERKGMDAADKVITVSQLTRKIVLEKYDISPGKVETVYNAVEPVQEWGAPRYCKSTDEKIVTFLGRITLQKGPEYFVDAACMLLDKTDKLRFVMAGSGDLMQKMVSRTAELGIANKFHFTGFLEGHEVFKLLQISDVYVMPSVSEPFGISSLEAMQSSVPVVISRQSGVSEILTHAIKVDFWDVEALADAIYGLIKYPALSKMLINGGKREADALKWEDSARHMYQIYTSLMRA; this is encoded by the coding sequence ATGAAAGTGTTAATGTTCGGATGGGAATTTCCTCCTCATATATCCGGAGGTCTGGGTACAGCTTGTTACGGGATTACCAGAGGGCTTTCAAAGATCGGTGATGTGGAACTGGTATTTGTGGTGCCCAAGGCTTTTGGCAATGAATATTCAAGCAATCTTGAATTAATTTCAGCCGAAGATGTGCCGGTAAACGATCGCCCGGATTTGTTGAAGAAACTTCATGAATCGTGTGAATACATTGAAGCAGACTCGGCCTTAATCCCATATATAAACCCGGATGAATTTCGGAAACAGGCCGCAGATTCTTCCGGAAGCCTGAAGAGTCACAAAAAGTCCGCTTCGCATGGGCGGCTCCAGTTTTCAGGGAAGTATGGCCTTGACCTTTTTTCTGAAATATCCAACTATGCCCTGATCGCAGATACTATCTCCAGGGCGCATCATTTCGACATTATACATGCTCACGACTGGCTTACATATCCGGCCGGAATTGCTGCAAAAAAAGCATCGGGCAAACCACTGGTTGTTCATGTGCATGCCACAGATTTCGACAGAAGCGGCGGGAAGGTAAATCCCCGGGTATTTGAAATCGAACGCAAAGGTATGGATGCGGCCGATAAGGTAATAACGGTAAGTCAACTAACCCGTAAAATAGTTCTTGAAAAATATGACATTTCCCCGGGAAAAGTTGAAACAGTTTACAACGCGGTTGAACCTGTGCAAGAATGGGGAGCCCCGCGTTATTGTAAATCGACAGATGAAAAAATTGTCACTTTTCTGGGAAGGATTACATTGCAAAAAGGACCGGAATATTTTGTGGATGCTGCCTGTATGCTTCTTGATAAAACAGACAAGCTTCGTTTTGTGATGGCCGGAAGTGGCGATTTGATGCAAAAAATGGTAAGCCGGACCGCTGAACTGGGTATTGCCAACAAATTTCATTTTACAGGCTTCCTGGAGGGCCATGAGGTTTTTAAGCTGCTTCAAATCAGTGATGTTTATGTGATGCCCTCGGTCTCAGAACCTTTTGGAATATCCTCTCTGGAGGCCATGCAATCGTCCGTACCAGTGGTGATCTCCCGCCAGTCGGGCGTATCCGAAATACTGACCCATGCCATAAAAGTGGACTTCTGGGATGTGGAGGCCCTGGCAGATGCTATTTATGGCCTTATAAAATATCCCGCTCTTTCAAAAATGCTGATTAATGGTGGGAAAAGAGAAGCAGATGCTTTGAAATGGGAGGATTCTGCCCGGCACATGTACCAGATCTACACAAGTCTGATGCGTGCATGA
- a CDS encoding CatA-like O-acetyltransferase: MKRKIDIDQWERKELFRFFKDFEEPYYGISTDLECTAAYAYAKSKGMSFFSYYLYLVLKAVNRTEAMKYRIEGEELFYYEKIDGSATIDRPDGTFGFSLIPYMENLEEFLDLADGLHVGQFTTALQDLFTGKSA; encoded by the coding sequence ATGAAACGCAAGATTGACATTGATCAATGGGAGCGGAAGGAATTATTCAGATTCTTCAAGGATTTTGAGGAACCCTATTATGGGATCTCTACCGACCTGGAATGTACAGCAGCCTATGCCTATGCAAAGTCCAAAGGCATGTCCTTCTTTTCGTATTACCTTTACCTGGTGCTGAAAGCGGTGAACCGGACAGAAGCTATGAAATACCGCATAGAAGGGGAGGAGTTGTTCTACTACGAAAAGATCGATGGATCTGCCACCATCGACCGCCCGGACGGCACCTTTGGATTTTCCCTGATCCCCTATATGGAGAATCTGGAAGAATTTCTTGACCTGGCAGACGGGCTGCACGTGGGACAGTTCACCACTGCTCTTCAGGATTTGTTTACGGGGAAAAGCGCTTGA
- a CDS encoding polyphosphate polymerase domain-containing protein — MSTGSNFDTILKQFGAISLEEVNKASLMRRKDNKYLFSFRHLPGLLEMISQDYRVLEIDGSRSQQYFTRYFDTDGREMYHKHHRGLANRHKVRIRRYGSGDLHFLEVKKKNAKGVTSKKRVKTRGMDRDVLMKEEEFLLSCSPYEGNGIDLTMENNFNRITLVSHEQTERVTLDYGLKFSSAENGEMLDLPGIAIAEIKFENRLSGSALHAAMRKFRIKPRRFSKYAIGMALLHPDLKQNRFKSKVRKVHQINESYHSITK, encoded by the coding sequence ATGAGTACCGGAAGTAATTTCGATACAATTCTGAAGCAGTTCGGGGCCATTTCTCTGGAGGAGGTAAACAAGGCCAGCCTGATGCGCAGAAAGGACAATAAGTACCTTTTCAGTTTTCGGCATCTGCCCGGCCTTCTGGAGATGATTAGCCAGGATTACAGAGTTCTGGAGATCGATGGTTCCCGCTCGCAGCAGTATTTTACCCGCTATTTCGACACCGATGGCCGGGAGATGTACCATAAGCACCACCGTGGCCTCGCCAACAGGCATAAAGTGCGGATACGGAGATATGGTTCAGGCGATTTGCATTTCCTGGAGGTGAAAAAAAAGAATGCCAAAGGAGTTACCAGCAAGAAACGGGTAAAAACCAGGGGCATGGATCGCGATGTTCTGATGAAAGAGGAGGAATTCCTGCTTTCCTGTTCCCCTTATGAAGGCAATGGCATAGATCTGACCATGGAGAACAATTTCAACCGTATTACCCTGGTCAGTCATGAACAAACAGAGCGCGTCACCCTGGACTATGGATTGAAGTTCTCCAGTGCAGAAAATGGAGAGATGCTGGATCTTCCGGGTATTGCCATTGCAGAGATTAAATTTGAAAATCGTTTATCAGGTTCGGCCCTTCATGCTGCCATGCGCAAATTCCGGATCAAGCCGCGTCGTTTCAGTAAATATGCCATCGGAATGGCATTGCTTCATCCCGACCTGAAGCAGAATCGTTTTAAAAGCAAGGTGCGAAAGGTGCATCAGATCAATGAGAGTTATCATTCAATAACCAAATAA
- a CDS encoding response regulator transcription factor, with the protein MASCLIIDDEPLSRDVLRKYLAEVKDLQLVAECSNAREAAHHLNRRQIDILFLDINMPGLSGISFARSLARSPLIIFTTAYPEYAVEGFELNATDYLVKPYSFERFMKAVNRALERLQETNGPLAEEGKILVKADKKLYALLYSEIQLIEGQGDYIRIRTDRENLVVHGTIKDFLLNLPEERFMRIHKSYVINLNRIAYIEGNQVRIGEHTVPLSPTLREELLKRFSP; encoded by the coding sequence ATGGCCAGTTGCTTAATCATCGATGATGAACCCCTTTCCAGGGATGTGCTCAGAAAGTACCTGGCAGAAGTGAAAGATCTGCAACTCGTGGCAGAATGCTCCAATGCCAGAGAAGCTGCACATCACCTGAACCGCAGACAGATTGATATCCTCTTTCTGGATATCAATATGCCGGGACTGTCCGGGATTTCCTTCGCCCGCTCCCTGGCCCGCTCCCCCTTGATCATATTTACTACCGCCTATCCCGAATATGCGGTGGAGGGCTTTGAGCTGAATGCCACCGATTACCTGGTCAAGCCCTACTCCTTCGAGCGTTTTATGAAAGCCGTGAACCGGGCCCTGGAGCGCCTTCAGGAAACTAATGGTCCGCTTGCTGAAGAAGGAAAGATCCTGGTCAAAGCAGATAAGAAACTGTATGCGCTTTTATACTCCGAGATCCAGCTGATCGAGGGACAGGGGGACTATATCCGGATACGCACGGACAGGGAGAATCTGGTGGTCCATGGCACCATCAAAGATTTCCTGCTTAATTTGCCGGAGGAGCGCTTTATGCGCATCCACAAATCCTATGTAATCAACCTGAATCGAATTGCGTACATTGAAGGGAACCAGGTCCGGATCGGTGAACACACCGTCCCGCTAAGTCCGACTTTACGTGAAGAACTGCTCAAGCGCTTTTCCCCGTAA
- a CDS encoding 4Fe-4S binding protein: protein MIREMVHIDEELCDGCGACIPNCHEGALQMIDGKARLISDLMCDGLGACLGHCPQGAITIKKREAGPYNETKVMEIMVGKGENTVVAHLRHMKDHNEMEFLREGVQYLKDHRDALPFDVEKVLSKVHHARVEEQQLACGCAGSEARSFTPQSAAAGSIPAAGALSMATGPLGEQPSELRQWPVQMHLINPGASYFRQSDLLLAADCVAFSAGNFHSGWLRGKTLAIACPKLDSGLEEYVDKIRALIDEAKINTLTVMMMQVPCCGGLMQMVRMAAGQAGRKVPVKKVIVGVEGDILSEEWVQI from the coding sequence ATGATACGGGAAATGGTCCATATAGATGAGGAGTTATGTGACGGATGCGGAGCTTGCATCCCCAACTGTCACGAGGGCGCACTTCAAATGATTGATGGAAAAGCCAGGCTGATCAGTGATCTGATGTGTGACGGACTGGGTGCCTGCCTGGGCCATTGTCCGCAGGGCGCCATCACCATAAAAAAAAGGGAGGCCGGGCCCTACAATGAGACAAAGGTCATGGAAATCATGGTGGGGAAGGGCGAGAATACCGTTGTGGCTCACCTCCGGCATATGAAGGACCACAACGAAATGGAGTTTCTGAGGGAGGGTGTCCAGTACCTGAAGGATCACAGGGATGCCCTGCCCTTCGATGTGGAGAAGGTGCTGAGCAAGGTCCATCATGCCAGGGTGGAAGAACAGCAACTGGCTTGTGGCTGTGCCGGATCGGAAGCCCGGAGTTTTACTCCGCAGTCCGCCGCTGCCGGGAGCATCCCGGCCGCAGGTGCTCTAAGCATGGCAACAGGCCCCCTTGGCGAACAGCCATCTGAATTGCGACAGTGGCCGGTGCAGATGCACCTGATCAATCCCGGGGCTTCCTACTTCCGGCAATCGGATTTGCTGCTGGCGGCCGACTGCGTGGCATTCTCGGCAGGAAATTTCCATTCCGGATGGCTCCGGGGAAAAACCCTGGCCATTGCCTGTCCCAAATTAGATTCGGGACTGGAAGAGTATGTCGACAAGATCAGGGCCTTGATCGATGAGGCAAAAATTAATACCTTAACGGTGATGATGATGCAGGTACCTTGTTGCGGGGGACTGATGCAGATGGTCCGGATGGCCGCCGGACAGGCCGGAAGAAAAGTTCCCGTTAAAAAGGTCATCGTGGGAGTGGAAGGAGACATCCTGAGCGAAGAATGGGTTCAGATATGA
- a CDS encoding histidine kinase: MGPSKNKRLSRSVLTDLMIFKNRWWQHLFFWAVVLLILFNIFKSSGSLEKIDVIYTLIFLFPILSIVYLNLYLLVPGVLRKERYLLYTLIFLILLSGGALFLYLLFDRWIDLILPGFYFISYYNLPVLMIYTGSFLVLTTLLKLSRSWFMLLRFERMTTTHQLQSLQSQINPHFLLNSLQTIYALSLDKSDRTPEVILQLSHILQYTLYETGQPSVKLRKEIGMIKNYVEMYRHRVDPRNTRINMEVKGDPGELLIAPMLLIPFIENSFKHGLSGGEDAAFVNIQMEISKDILQFSVRNSRGTSDGLEIEPAKGIGIRNTRQRLELLYPGKFKLDIEAEEEKYSVYLEIVLKQN; this comes from the coding sequence ATGGGCCCTTCCAAAAATAAGCGCTTATCCAGATCCGTGCTGACGGATCTGATGATTTTTAAGAATCGCTGGTGGCAGCATCTTTTCTTCTGGGCTGTGGTCCTGCTGATCCTCTTCAATATTTTTAAAAGTTCCGGCTCTTTGGAGAAGATCGATGTGATCTACACCCTCATCTTCCTTTTTCCCATTCTCAGCATCGTTTACCTGAACCTCTACCTGCTGGTACCCGGGGTTCTCAGAAAGGAGAGATACCTGCTCTACACCCTCATTTTTCTGATTCTCCTGAGTGGAGGAGCCCTGTTCCTGTATCTTCTTTTCGACCGCTGGATCGATCTGATTCTTCCTGGTTTCTATTTCATCTCCTATTACAATCTGCCTGTGCTGATGATCTATACCGGGAGTTTTCTGGTGCTGACAACGCTGCTTAAACTTTCCCGAAGCTGGTTTATGCTTCTGCGTTTTGAACGTATGACCACTACCCACCAACTGCAATCGCTTCAATCACAGATCAATCCCCACTTTCTCCTGAACAGTCTGCAAACCATTTATGCCCTGTCCCTGGACAAGTCGGACCGTACTCCGGAGGTGATCCTGCAGCTTTCCCACATCCTGCAATACACGCTCTATGAGACCGGTCAGCCAAGCGTTAAACTCCGGAAGGAGATCGGGATGATAAAAAACTATGTAGAAATGTACCGGCACCGGGTGGATCCCCGGAATACCAGGATCAACATGGAAGTAAAGGGTGATCCGGGAGAGCTGCTGATCGCCCCCATGTTACTGATTCCATTTATTGAAAACAGTTTTAAGCATGGACTTTCAGGTGGTGAGGATGCTGCCTTTGTAAACATTCAAATGGAAATATCCAAAGATATACTTCAGTTCAGCGTTCGCAACAGTCGTGGTACATCCGACGGGCTTGAAATTGAACCTGCCAAAGGCATCGGGATACGGAATACCAGGCAGCGCCTGGAGCTTCTCTATCCCGGAAAATTTAAACTTGATATTGAAGCCGAAGAAGAGAAGTATTCCGTGTATCTGGAAATAGTATTAAAACAGAACTAA
- a CDS encoding DUF2490 domain-containing protein: MIMMIRRIAYSAFCVFLLFSGAVNLRGQDRDFQTWWELKLDKQISGNFGLEGELEQRFKNNSLQYSRTLLTLGASCDLLDFLKLGGGVRTVFVMNQEQELYARYRGHIDLTGSYEVSGLTLSLRTRLQYGFEEFPGPNTFSLNSLVNRNRLKAAYHIFGTKFDCQASVESWHSSDKESFWPYVAMRYSAGVRFSPNFRSRFSLRYILEDEFNTSDPGQLHIVVLGYAYNL; encoded by the coding sequence ATGATAATGATGATTAGGCGGATTGCATATTCTGCTTTTTGTGTATTTCTCTTATTCTCTGGTGCTGTAAATCTCCGGGGCCAGGACAGGGATTTTCAAACCTGGTGGGAGCTGAAACTGGATAAGCAGATTTCAGGGAACTTCGGTCTGGAGGGTGAACTGGAGCAACGTTTCAAAAACAACAGCCTGCAGTACAGCCGAACCCTTCTTACACTGGGGGCTTCCTGCGATCTCCTGGATTTTCTCAAACTGGGCGGGGGTGTCAGAACTGTTTTTGTCATGAATCAGGAGCAGGAGCTGTATGCCAGGTACAGGGGCCATATCGATCTGACGGGCAGCTATGAGGTATCGGGACTGACCCTGTCATTGCGCACCCGTTTGCAATATGGGTTCGAAGAGTTCCCGGGGCCGAATACATTCAGCCTGAATTCCCTGGTGAACCGGAACAGGCTGAAGGCGGCATACCATATTTTTGGCACGAAGTTCGATTGCCAGGCCTCCGTGGAGAGCTGGCATAGTTCAGACAAGGAGTCATTCTGGCCCTATGTTGCCATGAGATATTCAGCAGGTGTCAGGTTTTCACCAAATTTCCGGTCTCGTTTTTCCTTGAGGTATATCCTCGAGGATGAGTTTAATACCTCCGATCCGGGACAGTTACATATCGTGGTTCTGGGATATGCCTATAATCTCTAG